From Ostreibacterium oceani, the proteins below share one genomic window:
- the gspD gene encoding type II secretion system secretin GspD yields the protein MNKKILCALGVFALLGLSGCASELQEQETMSRIQQELLRENPLQIHENRRLSNEGAEGVYGDKNGDNQSVEDTAPVFESERATGSVVNPNAKRPQYTGGRSAGTVTLNFENADLREVVKFVMTDLLEQNYILSPAVQGQVTLQTSEPIAKEDLLPTLETLLKVNGAVIVQDGDLVRILPLGEANRGTLAPKVGRIDSLKPGYEVRIIPLKYLSATEAQKNLEPFLPAGSLLQVDPVKNILTVAGTSSELANIQQTIDTFDVDWLKGMSIGVYRLQNVGVQDVLPELEGLFGASGSTPFAGLFQFIPMERLNAVMVITRQENYLVEARRWLEKLDRTNNGETERLYVYRVQNGRAEDLAGVLSGIFASSSSSTSTSTPRDPSVAPGQTPVRVTSPAAVGAASNASNAGSASTGSTGGSATLQSSLSSNAGGRSGNAVAGAQATITADEVNNSLVIKATPANYDLVLQALRQLDVPKLQVLLDVVIAEINLTDDLRYGFKYFLEKGGEGGSQQGISVSQVPEKAAGGFNYTLANIAGRVNVTIDALAQKGLAQFLSTPSLMVLDNETATMNVGEDIAIPNPVIQNGDIVSTSTTYLNTGVDLEITPRVNAGGVVQLTIKQRVSRNSGTGSDDAPNIFTREIASAINAQDGETIVLGGLIQEQSNTSRNGVPLLQDIPLAGALFRSTGRNTTRTELIVLVTPRVARNADEALNITREFRQRMKGLDIYNETKRKYSQ from the coding sequence ATGAATAAAAAAATCTTATGCGCGTTGGGCGTTTTTGCTTTGTTGGGGTTGTCGGGTTGTGCTAGTGAGTTGCAGGAACAAGAAACCATGAGCCGAATTCAGCAGGAATTGTTGCGTGAAAATCCGCTACAAATTCATGAAAATAGACGACTTTCAAACGAGGGCGCTGAAGGAGTTTATGGCGACAAAAACGGCGATAATCAGTCAGTAGAGGATACAGCACCTGTTTTTGAGTCAGAGCGCGCAACAGGCAGTGTTGTTAACCCCAACGCAAAACGGCCACAGTATACAGGTGGACGCTCGGCAGGTACTGTGACGCTAAATTTTGAAAATGCTGATTTGCGTGAAGTCGTTAAATTTGTGATGACGGATTTGTTGGAACAAAACTATATTTTATCACCTGCGGTGCAAGGTCAAGTGACGCTACAGACTAGCGAACCCATTGCCAAAGAAGACCTACTGCCGACGTTAGAAACGCTGCTAAAAGTCAATGGCGCGGTTATTGTCCAAGACGGTGATTTGGTGCGCATTTTGCCGCTAGGCGAAGCCAACCGCGGTACGCTGGCGCCTAAGGTCGGGCGAATCGATAGCCTTAAGCCTGGCTACGAAGTCCGTATTATTCCGCTGAAATATTTGTCGGCAACTGAAGCACAGAAAAACCTCGAGCCCTTTTTGCCTGCGGGCAGCCTGTTGCAAGTCGATCCTGTGAAAAATATCCTGACCGTTGCTGGTACTAGTTCTGAGCTGGCAAACATCCAGCAGACCATCGACACCTTTGATGTGGATTGGTTAAAAGGCATGTCAATTGGTGTTTATCGCTTGCAAAATGTCGGTGTTCAGGATGTGCTGCCTGAATTAGAGGGGTTGTTTGGTGCGTCAGGGTCTACGCCGTTTGCAGGGTTGTTTCAGTTTATCCCGATGGAAAGACTCAATGCCGTCATGGTGATAACGCGCCAAGAAAACTATTTGGTTGAAGCACGACGCTGGTTAGAAAAGCTTGATCGCACCAATAATGGCGAGACCGAGCGGCTGTATGTTTACCGTGTGCAGAATGGGCGCGCTGAGGATTTGGCGGGCGTATTGAGTGGTATTTTTGCTTCTTCCTCGTCAAGTACGAGTACTTCAACGCCACGAGACCCGTCGGTTGCGCCAGGGCAAACCCCAGTACGGGTGACGTCGCCGGCAGCGGTGGGTGCAGCGTCTAATGCTAGTAATGCGGGCAGCGCTAGCACAGGCAGCACAGGGGGGTCGGCAACGCTGCAGTCGAGTTTAAGTTCGAATGCTGGGGGGCGTTCTGGTAATGCCGTTGCGGGCGCGCAGGCGACAATTACCGCTGACGAAGTGAATAATTCTTTGGTGATTAAGGCAACGCCAGCAAATTATGATTTAGTATTGCAAGCACTACGCCAGCTTGATGTGCCTAAGTTGCAAGTCTTATTAGACGTGGTGATTGCAGAGATAAACTTGACCGATGATTTGCGCTATGGATTTAAATACTTTTTAGAAAAAGGAGGTGAAGGGGGAAGTCAGCAAGGGATTAGTGTGTCCCAAGTTCCTGAGAAAGCTGCGGGTGGGTTTAACTATACGCTTGCCAATATCGCAGGCAGGGTGAATGTGACAATCGACGCATTGGCACAAAAAGGCCTAGCACAGTTTCTATCCACGCCGTCGCTCATGGTGCTGGATAACGAAACAGCGACCATGAATGTCGGTGAAGATATTGCGATTCCTAATCCAGTTATTCAGAATGGAGATATCGTGAGCACCTCGACGACTTATTTAAACACAGGCGTTGATTTAGAGATTACGCCACGGGTCAATGCCGGTGGCGTGGTACAGTTAACGATTAAACAGCGGGTCAGTCGAAACAGTGGCACGGGAAGTGATGATGCCCCGAACATCTTTACCCGAGAGATTGCCAGTGCGATTAATGCCCAAGACGGTGAGACGATTGTGTTAGGCGGGTTAATCCAAGAGCAAAGCAATACCAGCCGCAATGGTGTGCCGTTATTACAGGATATTCCGCTTGCGGGTGCGCTGTTTCGTTCAACGGGGCGCAACACGACTCGCACCGAGTTGATTGTGTTGGTTACACCCCGCGTGGCGAGAAATGCAGACGAAGCGCTGAATATTACCCGAGAGTTCAGACAGCGCATGAAAGGCTTAGATATTTATAATGAAACAAAGAGGAAATATTCGCAATGA
- the murJ gene encoding murein biosynthesis integral membrane protein MurJ — translation MNRLLKSSGVFALMTMVSRVLGLVRDIVIAKYFEVGQTDIFFTALRIPNTLRRFFAEGAFANAFVPVLNHSKAQDSDDELQSLINHVFGVLGFALLIITLLGVTFSGALIAVIGFGFADDPNRLALGETMLRITFPYILLISLTAFFAGILNAYHKFALPAFTPALLNIALIIAALYFRERFNPPVLALAWAVFVGGILQLLIQIPTLWRLKRLPVPKVSFRHPGVKKVFTLMLPTLLGSSAGQINILLNTALASSLVSGSITWLYYSDRLVELPVGIIGVAIGTVILPRLATLKSSTDSLQFASTLQWAIRLAIVIGAGAATGLVMLALPMMITILARGEFSLYSAQMAANSLQVFGFGAFALIVVKVLAPGFYAQQNTKTPTKIALFCIAVNIVLALLLYRRMGHVGLALASTVASFVNAGLLFVFLQRASAMLADKNLAIFVMKVLVANAIMAIALYGANAWLTADGSWGDLSQWQRAGYLAALIFFGMISYLVALFCVRIEFKKLIQLKG, via the coding sequence ATGAATCGATTACTCAAATCCTCTGGCGTTTTTGCGCTGATGACGATGGTCTCACGTGTGCTGGGGCTGGTGCGAGATATCGTTATTGCCAAATATTTCGAGGTCGGTCAGACGGATATTTTCTTCACTGCGCTACGCATCCCCAATACGTTGCGCCGATTTTTTGCCGAAGGCGCATTTGCTAATGCGTTTGTCCCTGTGCTTAACCACAGCAAGGCACAGGACAGCGACGATGAGTTACAATCACTCATTAACCATGTTTTCGGTGTATTAGGCTTTGCGTTATTGATTATTACGCTGCTCGGTGTTACCTTTTCTGGTGCGCTGATTGCGGTGATTGGCTTTGGTTTTGCCGATGATCCCAATCGCTTAGCATTGGGTGAAACCATGTTGCGCATTACGTTTCCGTATATTTTATTGATTTCACTGACTGCTTTTTTTGCGGGTATTTTAAATGCCTATCACAAATTTGCCCTACCTGCGTTTACCCCAGCCTTATTAAACATCGCGTTGATTATCGCCGCGCTTTATTTTCGTGAACGATTTAATCCACCCGTTCTGGCACTGGCTTGGGCGGTGTTTGTGGGCGGGATTTTGCAGCTACTCATTCAAATCCCGACACTGTGGCGGTTAAAACGACTCCCTGTGCCCAAAGTCAGCTTTCGCCACCCAGGCGTTAAAAAGGTATTTACGCTCATGCTACCAACGCTACTGGGTTCGTCAGCGGGGCAAATCAATATTCTGCTTAACACCGCATTGGCCTCGTCATTAGTATCGGGCAGTATTACTTGGCTGTATTATTCAGATCGATTGGTTGAATTGCCCGTGGGCATTATTGGGGTGGCGATTGGCACGGTGATTTTGCCTCGACTCGCAACGCTTAAATCAAGTACGGATAGCCTGCAGTTTGCCAGCACACTGCAGTGGGCGATACGTTTGGCGATTGTGATTGGCGCAGGTGCGGCAACTGGATTGGTGATGCTGGCGTTACCGATGATGATAACGATTTTGGCACGAGGTGAATTTAGCCTGTACTCTGCGCAAATGGCGGCAAATAGTCTGCAAGTATTTGGATTCGGGGCGTTTGCGTTAATTGTGGTCAAAGTCCTTGCACCTGGGTTTTACGCGCAACAAAATACCAAAACACCCACCAAAATTGCCCTATTTTGCATTGCGGTTAATATTGTATTGGCGCTATTGCTTTATCGCCGCATGGGGCACGTTGGGCTGGCACTGGCCTCGACGGTCGCGAGTTTTGTCAATGCTGGGTTGTTATTTGTGTTTTTACAACGCGCTAGCGCGATGTTAGCCGATAAAAACTTAGCTATATTCGTGATGAAAGTGTTGGTGGCTAATGCTATCATGGCAATCGCTTTGTATGGCGCGAATGCTTGGTTGACAGCGGACGGCAGTTGGGGCGACCTTTCACAATGGCAGCGCGCTGGGTATTTGGCAGCGTTAATCTTTTTCGGTATGATAAGCTATTTGGTGGCGCTATTTTGCGTGCGCATAGAATTTAAGAAGCTTATTCAGTTAAAGGGTTAA
- a CDS encoding translocation/assembly module TamB domain-containing protein, protein MTNNMPDPKTPSSDLPVTPAYQTETKQPTSRPRHGRKWFLRIIGALSVLIIGVVAYLWFVFYTTAGLQHGLSLASRLSGYRISVDTVTGDLARGATLKSLTVTMDAAVSTNETPNETPNEKPNGFSLQAAQLDVTLPIARLINRQFVMEVIHLSDAEITLNTSGENAPKVPEKPAFSLTDITLPSLSLPVDIWLNDVQLTDVRIYMGASKTPVFYVERFQTALTYVAQVATIQRFHLQSPDIDVDLTGHLETRGDYPIFLQQNVDHAYLSAPQDSPLEITTEITTATTTETPDFANQLQITVDGNLKTALNVAMTHTGLVQLQLAGSVQNLLTEPTVEATLNLAHLAGEVLGQPDFSANAAMTLTGQFHEAWQLNSSGFFALQSPQTDKISGQFSGALKDNVIALSTLKVQSAVTGQTIQGAGEFHLKNQHFSAVIKSKALQWPLYHNAQNAVDQSATDQSDTGQNSATDQSATDQNTGTPALMLADMMVTAIGTIDDYQVDASGVLLPGALAAAVPVDVNVKGNQAGLQTLTLVANPNAQPIRLTGNLHWQPTLAYEVVLASPYIDTAALLGLESSLPIEQLTLQARGEQNTYSVTGALQTDGMQQRESNDKATQASATSLATPTTPTTLSWTIEGDARHLKQALFVLENKSLNTAISQAIAQESHTIDTSDTSDANPEDPAENQANDSGKLKIQATGTWAPLSIQSNVQAIRFEPQWLFPDLSGSINANLGAEMIESASGIEIMAELMELTGQWQQYPVSGTGRIHYALTGQQLTLDEVNMQLSENQLSATGRVMLATPEVQNEEAKKQAQENNLQIDINATDLSRLLPQLAGEVQGDLMITGSTAAPKIQFKASGNALAYQANRLASFDAAGTFAAADEAMDLDFNASQLVLNAQPIETLAASVTGNFASHLIELAMTAPEQSLAVKSSGALDVAEKTWRGKVDSLNVRDKQAGAWALNQPSALVLAADKQQINQFCLRQSGQKKSEQATICIDGSIDERAGNANGNTNGNTNGNTKGKTKGNQGRFDITVRSLASASFAQYFPDLLDLDAVFSADARVEFVQGAPRVQGEIHAVDGALAVKLTNGVARHKINKLKTTFELQDKRLATETVLDIAEVGQINLLAGLPEIMEDAAAQAVQASLQLNFPSIAFVAPFLPQLQSIEGGVSGKIDLSGKLNQQLDIAGEIALTKGRFDVPQYGTRVRDIRLRLFAKDNQLLGFDGGATSGAGQLTLSGELDPVSQQGSLVVAGQDFQLADSRQLKLALSPDLTVQFADAISVRGEVLIPEALIVPASTGTKVYASDDVILPDNQTDEKPNQSPVEMDITVKLGDSVKVASADIETRLMGELNITAAPQEQPTAAGVIAVETGELRLYGQLLNIERGRVIFSNGPIDNPALDISTSRAIESEGIVVGANILGTAKRPEISLTSTPSMADSSILSYLLFGRPPNSDSFGTMALLQTGGVIGTNTLARDIRSSVGLDVLDFSLTGFEAGKYLSKELYFGLRSDFFSAINEFLVEYKINSRLKLEAASTGVSTSADLIYLIETD, encoded by the coding sequence ATGACAAATAACATGCCCGACCCAAAAACACCCTCATCGGACTTGCCCGTGACGCCTGCCTATCAAACCGAAACGAAACAACCAACCAGCCGTCCTCGCCATGGGCGAAAATGGTTTTTGCGGATAATCGGTGCGTTGAGTGTACTGATTATTGGTGTTGTTGCTTACTTGTGGTTTGTTTTTTATACGACAGCGGGGCTACAGCATGGTTTGTCGTTAGCCAGTCGATTGAGTGGGTATCGAATTTCAGTGGATACGGTGACGGGTGATTTGGCGCGTGGTGCTACGCTAAAATCCCTGACCGTGACTATGGATGCCGCAGTCTCGACAAATGAAACGCCAAATGAAACGCCAAATGAAAAACCAAATGGGTTTAGTTTACAGGCCGCACAATTGGACGTCACGCTGCCGATTGCAAGGCTCATTAACCGCCAGTTTGTGATGGAGGTAATTCATCTTAGCGATGCCGAAATCACCTTAAATACAAGTGGCGAGAATGCGCCGAAGGTGCCAGAAAAGCCAGCTTTTTCATTGACAGACATCACCTTGCCAAGCCTGAGTCTACCTGTTGATATATGGTTAAATGACGTGCAACTGACTGATGTGCGTATTTATATGGGTGCTTCGAAAACGCCTGTGTTTTATGTGGAGCGATTTCAGACCGCACTCACGTATGTGGCGCAAGTCGCCACAATCCAAAGGTTTCATCTGCAAAGCCCAGATATCGATGTAGATTTGACGGGGCATCTCGAAACACGGGGGGATTATCCTATTTTTTTGCAGCAAAACGTCGATCATGCTTATTTATCTGCGCCTCAAGACAGCCCGCTGGAAATTACCACGGAAATTACCACTGCCACCACCACTGAAACGCCCGATTTTGCCAATCAATTACAGATAACGGTCGATGGCAATTTAAAAACGGCATTAAATGTGGCGATGACGCACACGGGGTTGGTGCAGTTGCAATTGGCGGGCAGTGTACAAAACCTATTGACTGAACCGACAGTGGAAGCAACGCTTAATTTAGCGCATTTGGCAGGCGAAGTGTTAGGGCAGCCAGACTTTAGCGCAAACGCTGCTATGACATTGACAGGTCAATTTCATGAAGCATGGCAACTCAATAGTTCAGGGTTTTTTGCTTTGCAATCGCCACAAACCGATAAAATTTCGGGGCAATTTTCAGGAGCTTTAAAAGACAACGTGATAGCGTTGTCGACGCTAAAAGTCCAGTCGGCAGTGACGGGGCAGACGATTCAAGGAGCAGGAGAATTTCACCTAAAAAATCAGCATTTTTCGGCTGTCATAAAAAGTAAAGCGCTGCAATGGCCGTTATATCACAACGCACAAAATGCGGTCGACCAAAGCGCTACCGACCAAAGCGATACGGGTCAAAACAGCGCTACCGACCAAAGCGCTACCGACCAAAATACGGGCACACCTGCGTTGATGCTAGCGGATATGATGGTAACAGCAATCGGCACAATCGACGATTATCAGGTGGATGCCAGTGGGGTCTTGTTGCCTGGTGCGTTGGCAGCAGCGGTTCCTGTTGACGTTAATGTTAAGGGCAATCAAGCAGGGCTTCAGACGCTAACCCTTGTCGCTAATCCGAATGCGCAACCCATTCGCTTGACAGGCAATTTACACTGGCAACCAACACTGGCGTACGAGGTTGTGCTGGCGTCTCCTTATATCGACACGGCTGCTTTGTTGGGGTTGGAGTCGAGTTTGCCAATTGAACAGCTGACGCTACAAGCGCGTGGTGAGCAAAACACCTATAGTGTAACGGGTGCTTTACAAACAGATGGTATGCAGCAACGCGAATCAAATGACAAAGCGACGCAGGCGAGTGCTACATCGTTAGCAACACCGACAACGCCAACAACACTTAGTTGGACGATAGAAGGCGATGCAAGGCATCTAAAGCAGGCGTTATTTGTACTAGAGAATAAATCCCTTAACACAGCAATAAGCCAAGCAATAGCGCAGGAAAGCCACACAATCGATACAAGCGATACAAGCGACGCAAACCCTGAAGATCCCGCAGAAAACCAAGCAAATGACAGCGGAAAACTAAAAATCCAAGCGACTGGCACTTGGGCGCCATTATCCATTCAGTCCAATGTGCAGGCAATTCGCTTTGAGCCACAGTGGCTTTTCCCCGATTTATCAGGCAGTATCAATGCGAACTTAGGCGCAGAGATGATCGAATCAGCATCGGGGATTGAGATAATGGCAGAGCTGATGGAATTAACGGGGCAATGGCAACAATACCCAGTATCAGGCACTGGGCGTATTCATTACGCGCTGACTGGACAGCAACTAACCTTGGATGAAGTTAATATGCAACTGTCGGAAAATCAGCTCAGTGCAACAGGCCGAGTGATGTTAGCCACGCCAGAGGTACAAAATGAAGAGGCGAAAAAACAAGCACAAGAAAACAACCTGCAAATCGACATTAATGCCACTGATCTAAGCCGATTATTGCCCCAGTTAGCGGGTGAGGTGCAAGGTGATTTGATGATTACTGGTTCAACGGCTGCGCCGAAAATACAATTTAAAGCGAGCGGCAACGCATTGGCATATCAAGCAAATCGCTTAGCGTCATTCGATGCAGCAGGAACATTCGCGGCAGCGGATGAGGCGATGGATTTGGATTTTAATGCATCACAGCTAGTCCTTAATGCCCAGCCGATTGAAACACTGGCGGCCTCTGTGACGGGGAATTTTGCTTCCCATTTGATAGAACTGGCGATGACAGCGCCAGAGCAATCGTTAGCCGTTAAATCAAGCGGCGCGCTGGATGTTGCAGAAAAAACATGGCGTGGCAAAGTGGATTCATTGAATGTGCGTGATAAACAGGCGGGCGCATGGGCGCTGAATCAGCCTAGCGCTTTGGTGCTTGCTGCAGACAAACAGCAGATAAATCAGTTTTGTTTGCGCCAATCGGGGCAGAAAAAAAGTGAACAAGCAACGATTTGTATTGATGGGAGTATTGATGAGCGTGCGGGCAACGCTAATGGGAATACTAATGGCAATACTAATGGCAATACTAAGGGCAAGACTAAGGGTAATCAAGGGCGTTTTGATATCACTGTGCGGTCGTTAGCTAGTGCCAGTTTTGCTCAGTATTTCCCTGATTTGCTTGATTTAGATGCTGTTTTTTCGGCAGATGCTCGTGTTGAATTTGTTCAGGGCGCGCCCCGTGTCCAAGGGGAAATTCATGCAGTAGACGGTGCATTGGCGGTCAAGTTAACCAATGGGGTTGCGCGTCATAAAATCAACAAACTAAAGACAACCTTTGAATTGCAAGATAAGCGTTTAGCGACAGAAACCGTGTTGGATATAGCGGAGGTTGGTCAGATCAATTTGCTGGCAGGGTTGCCTGAAATAATGGAGGATGCGGCGGCACAAGCAGTTCAGGCCAGTTTGCAGTTAAATTTTCCGAGTATTGCCTTTGTCGCGCCTTTTTTGCCTCAGCTTCAGTCAATCGAAGGCGGTGTTTCGGGTAAAATTGACTTATCAGGCAAGCTCAATCAACAGCTTGATATCGCGGGTGAAATTGCGCTAACCAAAGGGCGGTTTGATGTGCCACAATATGGCACGCGGGTTCGTGATATTCGCCTGCGACTCTTTGCTAAAGATAATCAATTGCTCGGGTTTGATGGTGGTGCAACGTCTGGGGCGGGGCAGTTAACACTAAGTGGCGAGCTTGACCCTGTGTCGCAACAAGGCAGTCTTGTCGTTGCTGGTCAAGACTTTCAACTGGCGGATTCACGCCAATTAAAACTGGCTTTATCGCCAGATTTAACCGTCCAATTTGCCGATGCAATTAGCGTCCGTGGGGAGGTGTTAATTCCAGAGGCGTTGATTGTGCCAGCATCCACAGGGACCAAAGTCTATGCCTCTGATGATGTCATATTGCCCGATAATCAAACCGATGAAAAACCCAATCAAAGCCCTGTCGAAATGGATATAACCGTCAAGCTCGGCGATTCGGTCAAGGTTGCGAGTGCTGATATTGAAACCCGTTTGATGGGCGAATTAAATATCACTGCGGCACCACAAGAGCAACCGACGGCTGCAGGTGTCATCGCGGTAGAAACAGGTGAGCTTCGCTTGTATGGGCAATTACTCAATATTGAGCGTGGACGTGTGATTTTCAGTAATGGTCCCATTGATAACCCAGCGTTGGATATTAGCACCTCGCGCGCGATTGAGAGCGAGGGTATCGTGGTTGGTGCCAATATTTTAGGCACAGCGAAAAGACCTGAAATTTCGCTGACGTCGACGCCCAGTATGGCTGATTCCTCTATTTTGTCGTATCTGTTGTTTGGTCGGCCACCCAATAGTGATTCGTTTGGTACAATGGCGCTATTGCAAACAGGTGGTGTGATTGGCACGAATACCTTGGCGCGAGATATTCGTTCTTCGGTGGGGTTAGATGTGCTTGATTTTAGCTTGACTGGTTTTGAAGCGGGTAAATATCTGTCTAAAGAATTATATTTTGGTCTAAGGTCTGATTTTTTTAGCGCAATCAATGAATTTTTGGTAGAATACAAGATTAATAGCCGCTTAAAACTAGAGGCGGCTTCAACGGGTGTATCGACGTCTGCTGATTTGATTTATTTGATTGAGACAGATTAA
- a CDS encoding autotransporter assembly complex protein TamA codes for MSVVPTRLACRAWACQMWACQMWTCRADLFRRLIMVVGFCLLPLKLPAGLPAELPESASVDASVDTAATPDQSAIVAQVSPTEVSPAEVLPAEGATLQVAVTGVDDPALIENINAFLEILAESDQAIDNPPYIQYLIERGKAQISTALQPFGYYQSTVNVVSAAAGTGDSWHVDYQVVIGEPTTVSAIEVKVVGAGAADADFVEQRQAFPFQRGDVLQQIEYTAFKNALADIAIEKGYFDADFTTAEIRLAADLQTATVALTYDTGPRFTFDDPTISQDFLNDNLFSRYNTIESGQAYSSGAIADLQRDLYNSGYVQLIDVTAKPDRDSKTVPVDLALTPKKNKRHRFALGFETDLGPRFQYEFDWRWVNRRGHQLTSDFFISPEWQQTGVEYRIPANKPATDYYKLFADVTLDKTDNRDVTIWQVGGAYRDQVGHLAREFGVKWSQENFEIGNDAANVALLTPYFHLIYHKTDDPLNTRDGLAVEGYVTGTDASISDISFLQAVAKAKYIKRFDEKHKITTKGAIGQTWTDDFHVLPPSYRFFTGGDKTIRGYGFQSIGDVDGSGDVIGGDRLVFASAEYSYFFKDNMAIAAFVDAGDAFTSDFSIKVGAGLGFHYYSPIGPIKVDIAHGFDETGDAVRLHLNIGPDL; via the coding sequence ATGTCAGTCGTACCAACCAGATTGGCGTGTCGGGCGTGGGCGTGTCAGATGTGGGCGTGTCAGATGTGGACGTGTCGGGCGGATTTATTTCGTCGCTTGATTATGGTGGTTGGTTTTTGTTTGTTGCCGCTCAAGTTGCCTGCAGGGTTGCCTGCAGAGTTGCCTGAAAGCGCGTCTGTTGATGCGTCTGTTGATACAGCGGCAACACCAGACCAATCTGCTATTGTAGCGCAAGTATCGCCAACGGAAGTATCGCCAGCTGAAGTATTGCCAGCGGAAGGGGCAACTCTGCAGGTCGCAGTAACGGGCGTGGATGACCCTGCATTAATAGAAAATATCAATGCATTTTTGGAGATTTTAGCAGAATCCGACCAAGCAATTGATAATCCGCCGTATATCCAGTACCTAATTGAGCGGGGCAAAGCCCAAATCAGCACCGCGCTGCAGCCTTTTGGTTATTATCAATCCACGGTGAATGTTGTCAGCGCAGCGGCTGGCACAGGCGATAGTTGGCACGTTGATTATCAGGTCGTTATTGGCGAGCCAACGACAGTGAGTGCAATCGAGGTAAAGGTGGTTGGCGCAGGGGCGGCGGACGCTGATTTTGTCGAACAACGCCAAGCATTTCCGTTTCAGCGTGGCGATGTGCTTCAGCAAATCGAATACACTGCGTTTAAAAACGCACTGGCGGATATTGCCATTGAAAAAGGCTACTTCGATGCCGATTTCACCACCGCAGAAATTCGCCTTGCAGCCGATCTGCAAACCGCGACGGTGGCGCTGACTTATGATACTGGGCCGCGGTTTACATTTGATGATCCGACTATTTCACAGGATTTTTTAAACGATAACCTATTTTCACGTTATAACACGATTGAAAGTGGGCAAGCCTACTCATCAGGGGCGATTGCTGATTTGCAGCGCGATTTATACAATTCGGGCTATGTGCAGCTGATTGATGTAACCGCTAAGCCCGATCGCGACAGCAAAACCGTGCCAGTGGATCTTGCGTTAACACCCAAAAAAAACAAACGCCATCGCTTTGCTTTGGGTTTTGAAACCGATTTGGGGCCAAGGTTTCAGTACGAATTTGATTGGCGCTGGGTTAACCGCCGTGGTCATCAGCTAACCAGTGATTTCTTTATCTCGCCCGAATGGCAGCAGACAGGCGTTGAGTATCGAATTCCAGCGAACAAACCTGCTACTGACTACTATAAGTTGTTTGCCGATGTGACCTTAGATAAAACGGACAACCGTGATGTGACAATATGGCAAGTGGGCGGTGCGTATCGTGATCAAGTCGGTCATTTGGCGCGCGAGTTTGGTGTTAAATGGTCCCAAGAAAATTTCGAAATTGGTAATGATGCCGCTAATGTCGCTTTGCTAACACCTTATTTTCATTTGATTTATCATAAAACCGACGATCCGCTGAATACCCGCGATGGATTAGCGGTCGAAGGGTATGTGACTGGGACGGATGCGAGCATCAGTGATATTAGCTTTTTACAAGCCGTTGCCAAAGCAAAATATATTAAGCGATTCGATGAGAAGCATAAAATAACCACCAAAGGGGCGATTGGCCAAACTTGGACGGATGATTTTCATGTGCTGCCACCGAGTTACCGCTTTTTTACGGGCGGTGATAAAACAATCCGTGGTTATGGTTTTCAGTCTATCGGCGATGTTGATGGTTCGGGGGATGTTATTGGTGGAGACAGACTGGTTTTTGCCAGTGCAGAGTATAGTTATTTCTTCAAAGACAACATGGCAATCGCAGCCTTTGTCGATGCAGGAGATGCCTTTACCTCTGATTTTTCTATCAAAGTCGGTGCTGGGTTAGGGTTTCATTATTATTCCCCCATAGGCCCTATCAAAGTCGATATCGCCCATGGGTTTGATGAGACGGGCGATGCGGTGCGGTTGCACTTAAATATTGGTCCTGACTTGTAA
- the gspM gene encoding type II secretion system protein GspM, with product MTRQETKLLTVLGTLLMIAVVAVLILVPYFRKLNFYEKNISASEQQIINLQRQVANKPELQAVLSEFEALLDESNLFMRVSDREAAAAQLLSSIKKIIEDAGGEISSINPARARNTDENSRTVSVRVSFVVDNDGFVTILSELAGYKPLMNVVQTRMVPMIKRTRQGISETGQLRLSMDIEAFYSPETPETGA from the coding sequence ATGACACGACAAGAAACGAAATTACTGACGGTTTTAGGCACGCTGCTAATGATAGCCGTGGTGGCGGTGCTAATTTTAGTACCGTATTTTCGCAAATTGAATTTTTACGAAAAAAATATCAGCGCCAGCGAACAACAAATTATTAATCTACAGCGCCAAGTTGCCAATAAGCCTGAATTACAAGCGGTGTTAAGTGAGTTTGAGGCGTTACTCGATGAGTCTAATTTATTTATGCGCGTCTCTGACAGAGAGGCGGCCGCCGCGCAGTTGTTATCATCGATAAAAAAAATCATTGAAGACGCAGGTGGGGAAATTAGCTCGATTAACCCAGCGCGTGCCAGAAATACAGACGAAAACTCGCGCACGGTATCGGTGCGCGTGAGTTTTGTGGTTGATAATGATGGGTTTGTGACCATACTGAGCGAACTGGCTGGCTACAAGCCATTGATGAATGTTGTGCAAACACGCATGGTTCCAATGATTAAGCGAACTCGCCAAGGTATCAGCGAAACAGGTCAACTGCGCCTGTCTATGGATATTGAAGCATTCTATTCACCTGAGACACCTGAGACGGGGGCGTAA